The Musa acuminata AAA Group cultivar baxijiao chromosome BXJ2-2, Cavendish_Baxijiao_AAA, whole genome shotgun sequence genome has a segment encoding these proteins:
- the LOC135606199 gene encoding probable catabolite repression protein creC, whose translation MSSQSTAINSQSPGLKTYFKTPEGRYKLQYEKTHPAAVLHYSHGKAVSQLTVAYLKEKPTNQPLATPSTPSSSGVRSAAARLLGAGNGSRALSFVGGNGTSRTVSGTSRIGGSLGVSTGSGNSQAVANYDGKGSYLIFNSADTLFISDLNSQDKDPIKSIHFSNSNPVCHAFDSDAKDGHDFLIGLHSGDVYSVSLRQQLQDPGRKLLAAQHYNKDGTTSNSKCTCIAWVPESEGTFVVGHADGNIYIYEKNKDGTADSSFPAIKDQAQFTVAHARSSKSNPIARWHICQGSINSLSFSSDGASLAAVGRDGYLRVFDFAKEQLKFGGKSYYGALLCCTWSSDGKYILTGGEDDLVQVWSTEDRKVVAWGEGHNSWVSGVAFDSYWSAPNSSGAGDNVMYRFGSVGQDTQLLLWDLAMDEIVVPLRCCPPGGSPTFSSGSHSAHWDNVYPVGSLQPAPSMRDVPKISPLVAHRAHADPLSGLIFTRESIVTISREGHIKIWMRPEHGESNQSSSSEAIVTASSTKDRPAAASTKTSSSSFKQPSSVLFS comes from the exons ATGTCCTCTCAGTCGACGGCCATCAACTCCCAGTCTCCAGGCCTTAAGACCTACTTCAAGACCCCGGAGGGCCGCTACAAGCTCCAGTACGAGAAGACCCACCCCGCCGCCGTCTTGCACTATTCTCACGGCAAGGCCGTCTCCCAG TTGACCGTCGCCTATCTCAAGGAGAAACCGACGAACCAGCCCTTGGCGACGCCGTCGACCCCTAGCTCCAGCGGAGTGAGGTCTGCAGCGGCTAGGCTGCTCGGCGCTGGGAACGGCAGCCGAGCGCTCAGTTTTGTTGGTGGTAATGGGACGAGTCGGACGGTCTCAGGGACCAGCAGGATTGGAGGTTCTCTAGGAGTCTCCACCGGATCAGGAAACTCACAAGCGGTGGCTAATTATGACGGCAAGGGGTCATATCTTATCTTCAACTCAGCAGATACTCTTTTCATCAGTGACCTCAATTCTCAGGATAAG GATCCTATCAAGTCCATCCATTTCAGCAACTCGAATCCGGTTTGTCATGCCTTTGATTCGGACGCAAAGGATGGACATGATTTCCTCATTGGTCTGCACTCCGGAGATG TCTACTCAGTGTCATTAAGGCAACAACTACAAGATCCAGGGAGAAAGCTACTAGCGGCTCAGCATTATAACAAAGATGGCACCACTAGTAATAG TAAATGCACTTGTATTGCATGGGTTCCGGAAAGTGAAGGCACATTTGTTGTTGGTCATGCTGAtggaaacatatacatatatgaaaaG AACAAAGATGGTACTGCTGATAGCTCTTTTCCAGCTATCAAGGATCAAGCTCAATTTACAGTTGCACATGCACGGTCAAGTAAG agcAATCCAATTGCTAGATGGCATATTTGCCAAGGTTCGATAAATAGTTTATCTTTTTCATCTGATGGAGCATCCTTGGCCGCTGTTGGTAGAGATG GTTATCTAAGGGTATTTGATTTTGCAAAAGAGCAACTAAAGTTTGGTGGGAAAAGCTATTATGGTGCCTTGCTATGTTGCACTTGGAG TTCGGATGGAAAATATATATTGACTGGTGGAGAAGATGATCTAGTGCAAGTTTGGAGTACTGAGGATAGGAAGGTAGTAGCCTGGGGTGAGGGGCATAATTCATGG GTAAGCGGAGTTGCTTTTGATTCATATTGGTCAGCACCAAATTCATCAGGAGCAGGAGATAATGTCATGTATCGTTTTGGATCTGTTGGTCAG GACACACAACTACTTTTGTGGGACTTGGCAATGGATGAAATCGTGGTGCCCTTACGTTGCTGTCCTCCTGGTGGTTCACCTACTTTCAGCAGTGGAAGCCATTCTGCTCACTGGGATAATGTGTACCCTGTGGGCTCCCTGCAACCCGCGCCAAGCATGAGAGATGTGCCTAAAATTTCTCCTCTCGTTGCTCATCGTGCGCACGCAGACCCCCTCTCGGGGTTGATATTTACGAGGGAATCCATTGTGACAATCTCACGGGAGGGGCACATCAAGATATGGATGAGGCCCGAGCATGGCGAGAGCAACCAATCAAGCTCATCGGAGGCAATCGTGACCGCTTCTAGCACCAAGGACAGACCCGCCGCAGCTTCGACCAAGACCAGCAGCTCCAGCTTCAAGCAACCATCATCTGTTCTCTTTTCGTGA